A stretch of Arthrobacter sunyaminii DNA encodes these proteins:
- a CDS encoding NCS2 family permease, whose protein sequence is MLKQGSKLDRYFEISKRGSSVSREVRGGLATFFAMSYIVVLNPLILGGQDGVGNTLSGPAVAAATALVAGVLTIIMGAWAKHPFALATGLGVNAFVAATVATNPGLTWPDVMGLVLLSGVTMFILVLTGFRTAVFRAVPASLKTAIVVGIGMFIALLGFVNAGFVRRIPDAAGTTVPLELGTGGQLLGWPSLVFVFGLLVTIVLMSRNVRGAILIGIVSSTVLAVIIEMVAAPGSQGAGIETGWSLVTPSMPQWAAPDLSLLGEVSVFGSFQTLGVVAASLLTFVILLSIFFDAMGTMVGLASAAGSVDKDGNIPNVDRVLLVDAAGAVAGGAAGVSSNQIFVESGSGIAEGARTGLASVVTGLLFIVAMFLTPLIYLVPFEAVAPALVVVGFLMVSQVGKIDWSDIGLAIPSFLTIVLMPFTYSIATGLGAGFVTFAVIRLFQGRGKEVHPLMYVVAAAFVVFFSVGAISSALGV, encoded by the coding sequence ATGCTCAAACAAGGTTCAAAGCTGGACCGGTATTTCGAGATCTCCAAACGGGGTTCGTCCGTCTCCCGCGAAGTCCGGGGTGGTTTGGCCACATTTTTCGCCATGAGCTACATCGTGGTCCTTAACCCGCTGATCCTCGGCGGCCAGGACGGCGTAGGCAACACACTGTCCGGGCCTGCTGTCGCTGCTGCCACCGCCCTCGTGGCCGGCGTGCTGACCATCATCATGGGTGCCTGGGCCAAGCATCCGTTTGCGCTCGCTACCGGGCTGGGCGTCAACGCCTTCGTCGCCGCAACGGTGGCAACCAATCCGGGCCTGACCTGGCCCGACGTCATGGGCCTGGTCCTGCTTTCCGGCGTGACCATGTTCATCCTGGTCCTGACCGGTTTCCGGACCGCGGTCTTCAGGGCCGTTCCGGCCAGCCTGAAAACGGCGATCGTCGTCGGCATCGGCATGTTCATTGCACTGTTGGGCTTTGTGAACGCGGGCTTTGTCCGCCGCATCCCCGACGCGGCCGGCACCACCGTTCCGCTGGAATTGGGGACCGGGGGCCAGTTGCTGGGCTGGCCGAGCCTGGTCTTCGTCTTTGGCCTGCTCGTGACGATCGTCCTGATGTCCCGCAACGTCAGGGGCGCCATCCTCATTGGCATCGTGTCCTCCACCGTCCTCGCCGTGATCATCGAGATGGTCGCTGCCCCCGGCTCCCAGGGCGCCGGCATCGAAACCGGCTGGTCGCTGGTCACCCCGAGCATGCCGCAGTGGGCGGCCCCGGATCTTTCCCTGCTGGGCGAAGTCAGCGTCTTTGGTTCCTTCCAGACGCTTGGTGTCGTCGCTGCGTCCCTGCTGACCTTCGTGATCCTGCTGAGCATCTTCTTTGACGCGATGGGCACCATGGTGGGCCTGGCGTCCGCCGCCGGATCCGTCGACAAAGACGGTAACATCCCGAACGTGGACCGCGTCCTCCTGGTCGATGCAGCCGGTGCAGTCGCAGGCGGTGCCGCGGGTGTTTCCTCCAATCAGATCTTCGTGGAATCCGGCTCCGGCATCGCTGAAGGCGCCCGCACCGGGCTGGCCTCCGTGGTGACCGGCCTGCTCTTCATTGTCGCCATGTTCCTGACGCCGCTGATTTATCTGGTGCCGTTTGAGGCTGTCGCCCCCGCACTGGTGGTGGTGGGTTTTCTCATGGTTTCCCAGGTTGGCAAGATCGACTGGAGCGACATTGGGTTGGCCATTCCCTCGTTCCTGACGATTGTCCTGATGCCGTTCACGTACTCCATCGCCACCGGCCTGGGTGCCGGGTTCGTGACTTTCGCCGTGATCCGCCTCTTCCAGGGCCGCGGCAAGGAAGTCCACCCGCTGATGTATGTGGTGGCCGCAGCCTTCGTGGTGTTCTTCTCCGTGGGGGCAATTTCCTCAGCCCTCGGGGTCTAA
- a CDS encoding FAD-binding protein codes for MTRKVNGTAKAVPPAAGIHTEVTSAVVIGSGLTGLAVVSELNRRGVESVVLDGLAHDSQPTHVPVTDSAGLPGRAELLRLLHGYATGHSLDIRRGTAVQAVGLLRGSKIPAPVTRTAVKWAVRTPEGLLLADAVVLAGCGRPAVLKLLRSLGFTAGAERRKSLRSAGLYVVGAGEAVTSSTRELVRQAKRAGQEVAQRGAAFDSGSGVWTGSA; via the coding sequence GTGACCCGCAAGGTTAACGGCACGGCAAAAGCAGTACCCCCGGCGGCGGGAATCCACACGGAAGTGACCAGCGCCGTCGTCATTGGCAGCGGGCTGACCGGCCTGGCAGTAGTGAGTGAACTGAACCGCCGGGGCGTGGAGTCCGTTGTCCTGGACGGCCTTGCGCATGACAGCCAACCGACCCATGTGCCGGTTACGGATTCCGCCGGCCTGCCGGGACGGGCCGAACTGCTCCGCCTGCTGCACGGTTACGCGACGGGCCACTCCTTGGATATCCGCCGCGGCACTGCCGTCCAGGCAGTGGGCCTGCTGCGGGGTTCCAAGATTCCCGCACCGGTGACTCGGACAGCCGTCAAGTGGGCGGTCCGCACCCCCGAGGGCCTGCTGCTGGCCGATGCCGTGGTGCTGGCCGGATGCGGGCGCCCGGCAGTGCTAAAGCTGCTCCGCTCACTCGGATTCACTGCCGGAGCGGAACGGCGCAAGTCCCTGCGCAGTGCGGGCCTCTACGTTGTGGGTGCGGGGGAAGCAGTTACTTCGTCCACCCGCGAACTGGTCCGTCAGGCCAAGCGCGCGGGACAGGAAGTGGCTCAGCGCGGCGCGGCTTTCGACTCTGGTTCCGGGGTTTGGACCGGCAGCGCTTAG
- a CDS encoding universal stress protein, whose product MWSEDSGLEASTGIVVGVDGSDQSLCALVWAAKEAQRRRSPLHVVTAYTVPIFAASSMDAGYSTMDDAIIREGAQSVLDKALERISRYNIEVFPRVETGDASAVLLELSEEAELMVVGSRGRGGFVGRLLGSVSSALPAHAKCPTVVVPLRTAGRLPEAGVRPPSGSPTTQTVEDVVVVGVDGSEQGRAASLVAAEQAMSRGLPLQILCALPPFSGSLAWVPAPLDLEALHEEISEQLRAGQAWLQSHFPDLPMSVQLLDGPPAEIMIDRTADVELLVMGTRGRGGFAGMLMGSTSQSVLHHAKGPVMVVPDHEDPRLADRANFGSLPEE is encoded by the coding sequence ATGTGGAGCGAAGACAGTGGGCTGGAGGCATCGACGGGCATCGTGGTGGGTGTGGACGGCTCCGACCAAAGCCTGTGTGCCCTCGTGTGGGCAGCGAAGGAGGCTCAGCGGCGCAGAAGCCCGCTGCATGTCGTCACCGCATATACCGTGCCCATCTTTGCGGCCTCGTCCATGGACGCCGGCTACTCGACCATGGATGACGCCATCATCCGTGAGGGTGCACAGTCCGTCCTGGACAAGGCCCTGGAGCGCATCAGCCGGTACAACATTGAGGTTTTTCCGCGGGTCGAAACCGGAGATGCGTCCGCCGTCCTGCTGGAGCTGTCCGAGGAAGCGGAGCTGATGGTGGTGGGGTCCAGGGGCCGCGGCGGCTTCGTGGGGCGCCTGCTGGGGTCGGTCTCGAGCGCCCTGCCGGCGCATGCCAAATGCCCCACGGTGGTGGTTCCCCTGCGAACGGCGGGACGGCTCCCCGAAGCCGGGGTTCGGCCGCCGTCCGGATCACCCACTACGCAGACCGTTGAGGACGTGGTGGTGGTGGGCGTGGACGGCTCCGAACAGGGGCGTGCGGCGTCCCTCGTTGCCGCTGAGCAGGCCATGAGCCGAGGACTGCCGCTGCAGATCCTCTGCGCACTGCCGCCCTTCAGCGGCTCCCTTGCCTGGGTTCCCGCCCCGCTGGACCTTGAAGCCCTGCACGAGGAAATCTCCGAGCAGCTGCGGGCAGGCCAGGCCTGGCTGCAAAGCCACTTCCCGGACCTGCCGATGTCCGTGCAGCTGCTCGACGGTCCTCCCGCCGAGATCATGATCGACCGGACGGCGGACGTGGAACTGCTCGTCATGGGCACGCGCGGGCGCGGAGGGTTCGCCGGCATGCTGATGGGCTCCACCAGCCAAAGCGTGCTGCATCATGCCAAGGGTCCTGTAATGGTGGTTCCCGATCACGAGGATCCGCGGCTGGCGGACCGGGCGAACTTCGGTTCCCTTCCGGAGGAATAG